From Magnolia sinica isolate HGM2019 chromosome 13, MsV1, whole genome shotgun sequence, one genomic window encodes:
- the LOC131224318 gene encoding pentatricopeptide repeat-containing protein At2g40720-like produces the protein MYARCGNLDAAKSVFDTIQGRDVIAWGSMGACQNRKFKEALDLFKAMEVERLEPDSTIMVSIINAYTGLESAKLGFQIHGHVIKSGNGLDVYINYALLDMHAKFGLPELAGAWMKHIISLRACRANLTSVWLCFLSSCRAHRQLELGELAAICLLKLDPERRGNYVQLLNLYGEAGLWEKAADLRALMKERRLKKSPGCSWIEVKDRVDVFSSRDSSSPWTVEIHATSKSLKRIMDDGCHEIISILSPKTRKAKKSLGCNWAEVKDGAHIFTLPGIHPLRGWKKSMLH, from the exons ATGTATGCTAGATGTGGAAACCTCGATGCAGCTAAGTCAGTTTTTGATACAATTCAGGGAAGAGATGTCATAGCTTGGGGTTCCATGGGCGCTTGCCAAAATAGGAAATTTAAGGAGGCTTTGGATTTGTTCAAAGCAATGGAGGTTGAACGATTGGAGCCAGATTCCACCATTATGGTGAGTATAATCAATGCCTACACGGGTCTAGAGAGTGCAAAGTTGGGGTTTCAGATCCACGGGCACGTTATTAAGAGTGGAAATGGATTGGATGTGTATATCAATTATGCTTTGTTAGATATGCATGCGAAATTTGGGTTACCAGAGTTGGCT GGTGCTTGGATGAAGCATATAATTTCATTGAGAGCATGCCGGGCAAACTTGACGAGTGTTTGGTTGTGTTTCTTGAGTTCATGTAGAGCTCATCGTCAGTTAGAGCTGGGAGAGTTAGCGGCCATTTGTCTTCTCAAACTAGATCCAGAAAGAAGAGGAAACTATGTGCAGCTACTAAATTTATATGGAGAGGCCGGATTGTGGGAAAAGGCAGCTGATTTGAGGGCATTGATGAaagaaagaagattgaagaagAGTCCTGGATGTAGTTGGATTGAGGTGAAAGATAGGGTTGATGTATTCTCTTCTAGGGATTCCTCCTCTCCATGGACGGTAGAAATCCATGCTACATCGAAGAGTCTTAAGAGAATCATGGATGATGGTTGTCATGAAATTATCTCCATTTTAAGTCCAAAAACTAGGAAAGCAAAGAAGAGTCTTGGATGCAATTGGGCTGAGGTGAAAGATGGAGCTCATATATTCACACTTCCGGGGATTCATCCTCTCCGTGGATGGAAGAAATCCATGCTACATTGA